In Ipomoea triloba cultivar NCNSP0323 chromosome 7, ASM357664v1, a single genomic region encodes these proteins:
- the LOC116026273 gene encoding 60S acidic ribosomal protein P0-like → MAVKVTKAQKKIAYDSKICKLLDTYSQILVVSADNVGSKQLQDIRRGLRGDSIILMGKNTMMKRSIRMHAEKTGNSAILALVPCLVNNVGLIFTKGDLKEVSDEVSKYKVGAPARVGLVAPVDVIVPPGSTGLDPSQTSFFQALNIPTKINKGTVEIVTPVEIIKKGEKVGSSESALLSKLGIKPFSYGLIVENVYDDGSVFDPKILELTEDDLVEKFAAGLTNVISLSMALAYPTLAAVPHMFINGYKNLLSFAIATDYSFPLADKIKEYLEDPTKFAAAAPVEAAAAATTESAPPAKEDEKKQESEESDEDDFVGGLFGD, encoded by the exons ATGGCGGTGAAGGTGACTAAGGCGCAGAAAAAGATAGCGTATGATTCTAAGATCTGCAAGCTGCTAGATACCTACTCTCAAATACTGGTGGTGAGCGCCGACAATGTAGGGTCCAAGCAGCTCCAGGACATCCGCAGGGGGCTCCGTGGTGATTCCATCATCCTCATGGGTAAGAACACCATGATGAAGCGCTCCATCCGCATGCATGCTGAGAAGACCGGCAACTCTGCTATTCTCGCCCTCGTTCCTTGTCTCGTC AACAATGTGGGATTGATCTTCACTAAAGGAGATCTGAAAGAAGTGAGCGATGAAGTTTCCAAGTACAAG GTTGGAGCACCAGCAAGGGTTGGCCTTGTTGCTCCAGTTGATGTGATTGTTCCCCCTGGAAGCACTGGACTTGATCCTTCCCAAACCAGTTTCTTTCAG GCCTTGAACATCCCTACAAAGATCAACAAAGGTACAGTGGAAATCGTTACCCCAGTGGAAATTATCAAGAAGGGTGAAAAGGTGGGGTCGTCTGAGTCTGCTCTTCTCTCAAAGCTGGGCATCAAGCCATTCTCATACGGATTGATTGTGGAGAATGTGTATGATGATGGATCTGTGTTTGACCCCAAGATTCTTGAGCTCACAGAAGATGATCTTGTCGAGAAATTTGCTGCCGGCTTGACCAATGTCATCTCCCTCTCCATGGCTCTTGCATACCCAACTCTTGCTGCAGTGCCCCACATGTTCATCAATGGATACAAGAATCTTCTCTCCTTTGCAATAGCAACAGACTACTCCTTCCCACTGGCTGACAAGATAAAAGAATATCTAGAGGATCCAACCAAATTTGCTGCTGCTGCCCCAGTGGAAGCAGCTGCTGCTGCCACCACTGAATCAGCTCCTCCTGCCAAGGAGGATGAGAAGAAACAAGAATCTGAGGAATCTGACGAGGATGACTTTGTTGGTGGATTGTTTGGTGACTGA